Proteins co-encoded in one Myxococcales bacterium genomic window:
- a CDS encoding VWA domain-containing protein encodes MFLDLFYELREEGVPVGLQEWRMLMEALEKGLHGSSLFRFYNLSRACLIKSETYYDAFDRVFAHVFHGVEGALSIEDEVLEWLQDPKNFQELTDEQRALLEHLDSDELMQRFLDILAEQDGRHDGGGKWVGTGGRSPFGHGGEHPTGIRVGGPGKNRSAMKVAEDRRFEGYRTDSTLNLRNMKLALKRLRQLTRTGPVTELDLEETIDETCKNAGEIELVFRPERKNNIRLLLLMDVGGTMDPYYEPMSRLLTALHEERGLREFKSYYFHNCIYELICTNATLARRDSIPTGDMLRKLDERWKVMIVGDAAMHPAELLSPRGNINPRLESQTPGIEWLKRIDDHFHRTVWVNPDPQKIWQSTRTTRIVADMFSMYSLSVDGISDAVGSLIGARKKAAA; translated from the coding sequence ATGTTCCTCGATCTCTTCTACGAGCTGCGGGAAGAAGGGGTTCCCGTCGGGCTCCAGGAATGGCGGATGCTGATGGAGGCCCTCGAGAAGGGACTCCACGGTTCGAGCCTGTTTCGCTTCTACAATCTTTCCCGCGCTTGCCTGATCAAAAGCGAAACCTACTACGACGCTTTTGATCGCGTGTTCGCCCACGTGTTCCACGGTGTCGAAGGCGCGCTCTCGATCGAAGACGAGGTCCTCGAGTGGCTCCAGGACCCCAAGAATTTCCAGGAACTGACGGACGAACAGCGCGCGCTGCTCGAACACCTCGACAGCGACGAGCTGATGCAGCGCTTTCTGGACATCCTCGCCGAGCAAGATGGACGCCACGACGGCGGCGGGAAGTGGGTCGGCACAGGGGGCCGTTCTCCGTTCGGCCACGGTGGCGAGCATCCCACCGGAATTCGCGTGGGCGGTCCGGGCAAGAATCGTTCGGCCATGAAGGTGGCGGAAGATCGCAGGTTCGAAGGCTACCGAACCGACTCCACCCTGAACTTGCGCAACATGAAGCTCGCGCTCAAGCGCTTGCGGCAACTCACCCGAACGGGCCCCGTAACCGAACTCGATCTGGAAGAAACCATCGACGAAACCTGCAAAAATGCGGGTGAGATCGAGCTGGTGTTCCGCCCCGAACGCAAGAACAACATTCGCTTGCTGTTGCTCATGGATGTCGGCGGAACCATGGATCCATACTACGAGCCGATGAGCCGATTGCTCACCGCCCTGCACGAAGAACGCGGCCTGCGCGAGTTCAAGTCCTACTACTTTCACAACTGCATCTACGAGTTGATCTGCACCAACGCAACCCTGGCCCGGCGCGATTCGATCCCGACCGGAGACATGCTGCGCAAGCTCGACGAACGCTGGAAGGTCATGATCGTGGGAGACGCCGCCATGCATCCGGCAGAACTTCTCTCTCCCCGGGGCAACATCAATCCACGCCTCGAATCACAGACCCCGGGAATCGAGTGGCTGAAACGCATCGACGACCACTTCCACCGCACCGTCTGGGTAAACCCCGATCCCCAGAAGATCTGGCAGAGCACCCGGACCACACGCATCGTTGCGGATATGTTCTCGATGTATTCGTTGAGCGTGGACGGCATCTCCGACGCCGTCGGCTCGTTGATCGGTGCCCGGAAGAAGGCGGCGGCCTAG